A window from Candidatus Omnitrophota bacterium encodes these proteins:
- a CDS encoding LptF/LptG family permease: MRILDRYILKSIITIFFSCVFVFLFLYIIIDLLSNLDEILKHQATLALLARYYLTYLPIMFVQVSPFACLLSTVYTFGRLNHNNEIIAMRSSGLSIFGIAGNALLFGLLISLSVLWVGDRFVPSSSAENQKIKLQMDEGLAKNSKLKKSETITNLSMYGLRNRLFFINKFSLATKTMEGITILEHDQNQNLIKKIIATKGVYQEGLWRFFQSITYNFDQNGQIIDEPLYLEEEIMDIPETPENMASLRQKPEEMSIRQMQDYIWRLSKSGATGVTRNLKVDLYQRFTSPFTSLIIIFLGIPFSLMMRKRATGMSAIGVSIIVGFFYYVLDAVCLALGKSGLLMPALAASLSHIIVLSTSLYLITKLP; the protein is encoded by the coding sequence AGATGAGATCTTGAAACACCAGGCAACTTTAGCGCTTTTGGCCCGCTATTACCTGACCTACCTGCCGATAATGTTCGTGCAGGTTTCCCCCTTCGCCTGCCTGTTGAGCACGGTTTATACCTTCGGCAGGCTCAACCATAATAATGAAATAATCGCCATGCGCTCAAGCGGTTTAAGCATATTTGGGATTGCCGGCAATGCCCTGCTTTTCGGCCTGCTGATCAGCTTGTCGGTATTGTGGGTAGGCGACAGATTTGTCCCTTCCTCTTCGGCTGAAAATCAAAAAATTAAGCTCCAGATGGATGAAGGCTTGGCAAAAAACTCAAAACTCAAAAAAAGCGAAACAATTACCAACCTTTCGATGTACGGATTAAGAAACAGGTTATTTTTCATCAATAAATTTTCTCTGGCAACAAAAACTATGGAAGGAATTACGATTTTGGAGCACGACCAGAACCAAAATCTGATAAAAAAAATCATCGCCACCAAAGGAGTTTATCAGGAGGGGCTTTGGAGATTTTTTCAAAGCATCACTTATAATTTTGACCAAAACGGACAGATAATCGATGAACCGCTTTATCTTGAAGAAGAAATTATGGATATACCGGAAACTCCCGAGAACATGGCTAGCTTAAGGCAGAAACCGGAAGAGATGAGTATCCGCCAGATGCAAGATTATATCTGGAGGCTCTCTAAAAGCGGGGCAACCGGGGTAACCCGGAATTTAAAGGTGGATCTTTACCAACGGTTTACCTCGCCCTTTACAAGCCTAATAATTATATTTCTGGGAATTCCTTTTTCTCTGATGATGCGCAAACGCGCCACGGGGATGTCAGCGATCGGAGTGTCGATTATCGTGGGATTCTTTTACTACGTACTGGATGCCGTATGCCTGGCACTGGGAAAATCCGGGTTACTTATGCCGGCTTTAGCTGCCTCCTTAAGCCATATCATCGTCTTATCCACCAGCCTATATCTTATCACCAAGCTGCCTTAA